The following are encoded together in the Candidatus Caldatribacterium sp. genome:
- a CDS encoding S-adenosyl-l-methionine hydroxide adenosyltransferase family protein: protein MKLVVLLTDWGTKSYYQGVVKGVIKQIAPEVEVIDLTHEVEPFNVREAMHVLFRAYRDFPKGTVFMGVVDYGVGTERKAIAFETESGYFFVGPDNGLFTLVAEAERVTRIVELANPEYFYRATPSFSFHGRDIFAPVSAYIAKGFDLSLFGKRLESLVLLPYEKARKEGGRILGEVAFFDRFGNVETNIPEIFLEGLKLQSNVTIYLGEKEFRATYCRTYGDVPRGELLIHEDSSGFLEIAVNQGSAREEMRVRGGERLYILLPSRA, encoded by the coding sequence GTGAAGCTTGTTGTCCTCCTCACCGACTGGGGAACGAAGAGCTACTACCAGGGCGTGGTGAAAGGAGTCATCAAGCAGATTGCGCCAGAAGTGGAAGTCATCGACCTCACCCATGAGGTGGAGCCCTTCAACGTCCGGGAGGCCATGCACGTGCTTTTCCGGGCGTACCGGGACTTCCCGAAGGGAACGGTTTTCATGGGCGTTGTGGACTACGGGGTGGGGACAGAGCGCAAAGCCATCGCCTTCGAGACCGAAAGCGGGTACTTCTTCGTGGGGCCGGACAATGGGCTCTTCACCTTAGTGGCGGAAGCAGAAAGGGTTACCCGGATTGTGGAGCTTGCAAACCCCGAGTACTTCTACCGCGCCACCCCCTCCTTCTCCTTCCACGGGAGGGACATCTTTGCCCCGGTGAGTGCCTACATCGCAAAGGGTTTCGACCTGAGCCTTTTTGGGAAAAGGCTTGAGAGCCTCGTCCTCCTCCCCTATGAAAAAGCAAGGAAAGAGGGCGGGAGAATCCTTGGGGAGGTTGCCTTCTTTGACCGCTTCGGGAACGTGGAGACGAACATTCCGGAAATTTTCCTCGAGGGCCTAAAGTTACAGAGTAATGTGACGATATACTTGGGAGAGAAAGAATTCAGGGCAACCTACTGCAGAACGTACGGCGATGTCCCAAGGGGGGAACTCCTCATCCACGAGGATAGCTCCGGGTTTTTGGAAATCGCGGTGAACCAGGGGAGTGCGAGGGAGGAAATGAGAGTCAGGGGTGGAGAAAGGCTTTACATCTTGCTGCCAAGTAGGGCATGA
- the xylB gene encoding xylulokinase yields the protein MGKLIIAHDLGTTGNKATLFDPEGRILASSFFGYETFYPDALSVEQDPEDYWRAVVASTRKLLEEARVRKEDIGVVSFSGQMMGALPVDERGNPLARIIIWADRRGVREVEWVRERVGEEEMYRITGHRLSPNYSLAKILWFRNNRPEVYKRAHKFLLAKDFVVFRLTGKWATDFSDASGTNLFDIVREEWSSEILSAVGLDEEKLPPVFPSFAVVGEVTKKAAEEVGLLSGTPVVIGGGDGACAACGAGVVREGQAYNYLGSSSWIALASRHPFYDSKMRTFTFHHLAPGLFMPTGTMQAAGGSYQWCRDALCGEEKKTAKKLGVSPYALMDLEAQKVPAGSEGLLFLPYLMGERAPWWNPHARGVFLGLTPRHRKAHLIRAVLEGVSLNLRIILDAFREEGLAIENMRIIGGAAKSSFFAEMLANVFGLEVLRPMYLEEATSLGAAICGGVGIGLYRGIEVAEELVQIRDRFLPREEEKEVYDRLYPVFVKSYLALCEVFGSLSEVAVD from the coding sequence GTGGGGAAGCTCATCATAGCCCATGATCTTGGGACAACCGGGAACAAGGCCACGCTTTTCGACCCTGAGGGGAGAATCCTTGCAAGTAGCTTCTTCGGCTACGAGACTTTCTACCCTGACGCCCTTTCTGTCGAGCAGGACCCTGAGGACTACTGGAGGGCGGTTGTGGCTTCAACCCGAAAGCTCCTTGAGGAGGCAAGGGTAAGAAAGGAGGACATCGGGGTCGTCTCTTTCTCCGGGCAGATGATGGGGGCCCTCCCGGTGGATGAGCGGGGCAACCCCCTTGCCCGAATCATCATCTGGGCAGACCGGCGCGGGGTGAGGGAAGTTGAGTGGGTCCGGGAAAGGGTAGGCGAGGAAGAGATGTACCGGATTACGGGGCACCGCCTGAGCCCGAACTACTCCCTTGCCAAGATTCTCTGGTTCCGGAATAACCGCCCTGAAGTCTACAAGAGGGCCCATAAGTTCCTCCTTGCCAAGGACTTTGTGGTCTTTCGGCTCACCGGGAAGTGGGCCACCGATTTCTCCGACGCCTCAGGGACGAACCTCTTTGACATTGTCAGAGAAGAATGGTCTTCGGAGATTCTCTCGGCGGTTGGGCTCGATGAGGAGAAGCTCCCTCCGGTTTTCCCCTCCTTTGCCGTGGTCGGAGAGGTGACGAAAAAAGCCGCAGAAGAAGTCGGGCTTTTGTCCGGAACCCCGGTTGTCATCGGGGGAGGGGACGGGGCCTGTGCCGCCTGTGGCGCAGGAGTGGTGCGGGAGGGACAGGCCTATAACTACCTTGGCTCCTCCTCTTGGATTGCTCTGGCCTCGAGGCATCCCTTCTACGATTCAAAAATGCGCACCTTCACCTTCCATCACCTTGCCCCAGGGCTTTTCATGCCCACCGGAACCATGCAGGCCGCAGGAGGCTCGTACCAGTGGTGTCGGGATGCCCTCTGCGGAGAGGAGAAGAAAACGGCCAAGAAACTCGGGGTAAGCCCCTATGCCCTCATGGACCTTGAGGCGCAGAAGGTCCCCGCCGGAAGCGAGGGGCTCCTTTTTCTCCCCTACCTCATGGGTGAGCGGGCTCCCTGGTGGAACCCCCATGCCCGGGGGGTGTTCCTCGGCCTCACCCCAAGGCACAGGAAAGCCCACCTCATCCGAGCAGTCCTTGAGGGCGTGAGCCTGAACCTCCGGATTATTCTTGATGCCTTCCGGGAGGAGGGGCTTGCGATTGAAAACATGCGCATCATCGGCGGTGCAGCAAAGAGCAGCTTCTTTGCCGAAATGCTTGCCAACGTCTTCGGCCTTGAGGTCCTCCGCCCCATGTACCTCGAGGAGGCGACTTCCCTGGGAGCTGCAATCTGCGGCGGGGTGGGGATAGGGCTCTACCGGGGGATCGAGGTGGCAGAGGAGCTCGTGCAAATCAGGGACCGGTTCCTGCCGCGGGAAGAGGAAAAGGAAGTCTACGACCGGCTGTACCCGGTGTTCGTGAAGAGCTACCTGGCGCTGTGTGAGGTGTTTGGTAGCCTCTCCGAGGTGGCTGTGGATTAG
- a CDS encoding HlyC/CorC family transporter: protein IEENATLREALELSLKSHFSRLPVYREDIDNIIGFVHIKDMLPALREGNLDRPVREIVRPIHFVPATKKVVELLRELQQQRIHMAIVLDEYGGTAGLVTIEDLLEELVGEIRDEHDREAPPYRKLGDNEYLVDASLPIGAVNEALGVAIPESEESETLGGLVMEILGKVPEEGEAVHVNGYEIRVERMRGKRIATVRIRVTGEGEKEGGEAHHSP, encoded by the coding sequence CATCGAAGAGAACGCCACCCTCAGGGAAGCTCTGGAGCTCTCCTTAAAGAGCCACTTCTCGCGTTTGCCAGTGTACCGGGAGGACATCGACAACATCATCGGGTTCGTCCACATCAAGGACATGCTCCCTGCCCTCCGGGAGGGGAACCTGGATCGCCCGGTGCGGGAAATCGTCCGCCCCATCCACTTTGTCCCGGCTACAAAAAAGGTGGTGGAACTCCTGCGGGAGCTCCAGCAGCAGCGGATTCACATGGCCATCGTCCTTGACGAGTACGGGGGAACGGCAGGGCTTGTGACTATTGAGGACCTCCTTGAGGAGCTCGTGGGGGAGATTCGGGACGAGCACGATCGGGAAGCCCCACCGTACCGGAAACTCGGCGACAACGAGTACCTCGTGGACGCCTCACTCCCCATAGGGGCGGTGAACGAGGCTTTGGGAGTTGCGATTCCCGAAAGCGAAGAGTCCGAGACCCTGGGGGGCCTTGTCATGGAGATTCTCGGAAAGGTTCCCGAAGAGGGAGAGGCGGTGCACGTCAACGGGTACGAGATTCGGGTGGAACGCATGCGGGGGAAGCGCATCGCCACCGTGCGGATCAGAGTCACCGGGGAAGGAGAGAAAGAGGGTGGGGAAGCTCATCATAGCCCATGA